A genomic region of Persephonella marina EX-H1 contains the following coding sequences:
- the nosZ gene encoding Sec-dependent nitrous-oxide reductase: MKRKWRLGVISACAIGFIASTAHAQSPAEKVYVPPGKHDEFYAFLSGGFSGQLSVYGLPSGRLIKVIPVFSVNPENGYGYSEETKAMLMTSHGFIPWGDTHHPELSQTNGVPDGRWIFINENNTPRVARIDLRTFETIEILEIPNSGGNHASAFVTPNTEYITAGTRFSVPIPQKDVPIASYAKNFKGTLTFIRADKPGKMDIAFQILVPGYDYDLAHCGKGPSYGWCFYTSYNTEQAHTLLEINASQKDKDYIAAVNWKRAEQCIAEGKYHVMKTEYYHNYIPDPEGDRIAVSEVKKEVKVIIPKECKGVLYFLPTPKSPHGVDVDPTGEYIIAGGKLSTVLPIHSFSKMIKAIKNKDFVGEVDGIPILRYEAISYCEVPNPCLGPLHTEFDGKGYSYTSCFITSEVIKVDYKKCKVVDRAPTYYAVGHLMIPGGDSAKPWGKYLLPMNKITKDRFIPTGPELFHVGQLYDISGGKMQLLLDVAEIGEPHYAQAIPASLVAPNTIKIYELEKNDHPYVTKSEEEAKVVRKGNEVHVYMTTIRSHFTPDNIEGVKVGDTVYFHVTNIEQDWDVPHGFAIFGAENAELLVMPGETKTLVWKPKKPGVYPFYCTDFCSALHQEMQGYVRVSPKGANVTIKYGTGEEMKTAK; this comes from the coding sequence ATGAAAAGGAAATGGAGGCTGGGAGTAATCTCAGCTTGTGCTATAGGCTTTATAGCCTCAACTGCACATGCACAGAGCCCAGCTGAGAAGGTTTATGTTCCACCGGGAAAACATGATGAGTTTTATGCATTTCTTTCAGGGGGATTTAGCGGTCAGCTGAGTGTCTACGGTCTTCCTTCAGGAAGATTAATTAAAGTTATACCTGTATTTTCCGTGAACCCTGAGAATGGGTATGGTTATTCAGAAGAAACTAAAGCCATGCTAATGACAAGCCATGGTTTCATTCCATGGGGTGATACTCACCACCCAGAACTTTCCCAGACAAATGGGGTTCCAGATGGTAGATGGATATTTATTAACGAAAATAACACTCCAAGAGTTGCAAGAATTGATCTGAGAACATTTGAGACTATAGAGATTCTGGAGATACCGAACTCTGGTGGTAACCACGCCTCAGCATTTGTTACACCAAATACTGAGTATATAACTGCCGGTACAAGATTCTCTGTTCCTATACCACAGAAGGACGTTCCTATTGCAAGTTATGCTAAAAACTTTAAGGGAACACTAACATTTATAAGAGCTGATAAACCTGGAAAGATGGACATAGCATTCCAGATACTTGTTCCAGGTTACGACTATGACCTTGCACACTGTGGAAAAGGACCTTCTTACGGATGGTGTTTCTATACTTCGTACAACACGGAACAGGCTCATACATTACTGGAGATAAATGCTTCACAGAAGGATAAAGACTATATAGCTGCAGTAAACTGGAAAAGAGCTGAACAGTGTATAGCTGAAGGTAAGTACCATGTTATGAAAACAGAATACTATCACAACTACATACCTGATCCTGAAGGGGATAGAATAGCCGTTTCTGAAGTTAAAAAAGAGGTTAAGGTTATAATTCCTAAAGAGTGTAAGGGTGTTCTTTACTTCCTGCCAACACCAAAATCACCACACGGTGTTGATGTTGATCCAACAGGTGAATACATAATTGCCGGTGGTAAGCTGTCTACAGTTCTTCCAATACACTCATTCTCTAAGATGATAAAAGCTATCAAAAACAAAGATTTTGTAGGAGAGGTTGACGGAATTCCTATACTCAGATACGAAGCTATAAGTTACTGTGAAGTTCCAAACCCGTGTCTTGGACCTCTGCATACAGAGTTTGATGGAAAAGGATACTCTTATACATCATGTTTCATAACATCAGAGGTTATAAAGGTTGATTACAAGAAATGTAAGGTTGTTGACAGGGCACCAACATATTACGCTGTTGGACACCTTATGATACCTGGAGGTGACTCTGCTAAACCTTGGGGTAAATATCTGCTTCCTATGAACAAGATAACAAAAGACAGATTTATACCTACAGGTCCAGAACTTTTCCACGTTGGACAGCTTTATGATATATCTGGTGGAAAGATGCAGCTTCTTCTTGATGTAGCTGAGATAGGTGAACCACACTACGCACAGGCGATACCTGCAAGCCTTGTTGCACCTAACACAATTAAGATCTATGAGCTTGAGAAGAACGACCACCCATACGTAACAAAATCTGAAGAAGAAGCCAAAGTTGTTAGAAAAGGAAATGAGGTTCATGTTTACATGACAACAATAAGATCACACTTCACACCTGATAATATAGAGGGTGTTAAAGTTGGTGATACAGTTTACTTCCATGTTACAAATATTGAACAGGACTGGGACGTTCCACATGGATTCGCTATTTTTGGTGCAGAAAATGCTGAACTTCTTGTAATGCCAGGTGAGACAAAAACACTTGTATGGAAGCCTAAAAAGCCAGGTGTTTATCCTTTCTACTGTACAGACTTCTGTTCTGCTCTCCACCAGGAAATGCAGGGATACGTAAGGGTATCTCCTAAAGGAGCTAATGTGACCATTAAGTACGGAACTGGCGAAGAAATGAAAACTGCTAAATAA
- a CDS encoding nitrous oxide reductase accessory protein NosL has protein sequence MNILKGGSFILSIFFIIFTLSCEKVKAPVPIDYGVDKCDYCQMKIMDDRYGAELVTSTGKVYKFDSVECLAGFYLKNKDRLKIHSLWVTDFQKKNLIPAQKAFYLHSKDLPSPMGMNLSAFASEDELKIVKEKYGGEILKWEDVLTLVKEKWLNKKHNHEHHMHM, from the coding sequence ATGAACATTCTGAAGGGAGGTAGCTTTATCCTTTCCATCTTTTTTATCATTTTTACACTTTCCTGTGAAAAGGTCAAAGCTCCTGTACCTATTGATTACGGTGTAGACAAATGTGATTACTGCCAGATGAAGATAATGGATGACAGGTATGGGGCAGAGCTTGTAACATCAACAGGAAAGGTTTATAAGTTTGATAGTGTTGAGTGTCTTGCAGGTTTTTATTTAAAAAATAAAGATAGATTAAAGATACACTCTCTATGGGTTACAGATTTTCAAAAGAAAAATCTTATACCTGCACAGAAAGCTTTCTATCTTCATTCCAAGGATCTTCCCAGTCCAATGGGTATGAATCTTTCAGCCTTTGCTTCAGAGGATGAACTAAAAATCGTCAAAGAGAAGTATGGCGGAGAGATTCTTAAGTGGGAAGATGTACTTACATTGGTTAAAGAAAAATGGTTAAATAAAAAGCATAATCACGAACACCACATGCATATGTGA
- a CDS encoding nitrous oxide reductase family maturation protein NosD: MIRYIQIVLIFLTFQLLHSYGETLTVCKEGCKYSSIKEALSYAKDGDRIVVKKGVYKEGNIVVGKSISLIGEDYPVLDGEGKYEILTVKANNVTVEGFIFKNSGKSYIEDIAALKVIASKGCVIRKNKFFKNFWAIYLAKSKECLIEENYIKGPAKRRKLAEKGVTETGFGNGIHLWYCRYITIDNNYISNHRDGIYFEFVKDSVIIGNLSEDNLRYGLHFMFSHRDIYINNVFRHNGAGVAVMYTKKVHMEGNRFEYNWGPATFGLLLKDITDSFITHNIFYKNTTGIFSDNTIRTRIEENDFIENGLALKIYSNSTDNIIRHNNFIENTFNVVTNSFHNPNKYTENYWSDYKGFDLNRDGIGDIPYRPVSLFGYFTENYPQSIILTRSFFIYLLDLVERIFPMLIPESLVDNKPLMRKYEWLK; the protein is encoded by the coding sequence ATGATTAGATATATACAGATTGTGTTGATATTTTTGACCTTTCAATTACTACACAGCTACGGAGAAACATTAACCGTCTGTAAAGAAGGCTGTAAATACTCTTCTATAAAAGAGGCTCTTTCATATGCTAAAGACGGAGATAGAATAGTTGTTAAAAAAGGTGTTTATAAAGAAGGAAATATAGTAGTTGGTAAATCCATCTCTCTGATTGGAGAAGATTACCCTGTTCTTGATGGAGAGGGTAAGTATGAGATACTTACCGTTAAAGCAAATAATGTAACCGTGGAAGGTTTTATCTTTAAAAATTCAGGAAAAAGTTATATTGAGGACATAGCAGCGCTCAAGGTTATAGCATCAAAGGGATGTGTTATAAGAAAAAATAAGTTTTTTAAAAACTTCTGGGCTATATATCTTGCAAAATCAAAAGAATGTTTAATTGAGGAAAATTATATCAAAGGACCTGCAAAAAGAAGAAAGTTAGCAGAAAAAGGTGTAACGGAAACAGGTTTTGGAAATGGGATACATCTGTGGTACTGCAGGTATATAACTATAGACAACAACTACATATCAAACCACAGAGATGGAATTTATTTTGAGTTTGTCAAGGACAGCGTTATTATAGGAAATCTAAGTGAGGATAACCTCCGTTACGGTCTTCATTTTATGTTCTCTCACAGAGATATATACATAAATAATGTTTTCAGACATAACGGTGCCGGTGTTGCCGTAATGTACACAAAGAAAGTACATATGGAGGGGAACAGATTTGAGTACAACTGGGGCCCTGCAACATTTGGACTTCTCCTGAAGGATATAACAGACAGCTTTATAACGCACAATATCTTTTACAAAAACACAACCGGCATATTTTCTGATAATACGATAAGAACACGTATTGAGGAGAATGATTTTATAGAGAACGGTCTTGCCCTTAAGATATACTCTAACTCAACAGACAACATAATAAGGCATAACAATTTCATAGAGAACACATTTAATGTGGTCACAAACAGCTTTCACAATCCAAATAAATATACAGAAAATTACTGGAGTGATTACAAAGGGTTTGATCTTAACAGGGATGGTATAGGAGATATACCCTACAGGCCTGTTTCACTGTTTGGATATTTTACAGAGAACTATCCTCAATCTATAATACTCACAAGGAGTTTTTTTATATATCTACTTGATCTTGTTGAGAGGATATTTCCCATGCTTATACCTGAATCACTTGTAGATAATAAGCCTTTAATGAGGAAGTATGAATGGTTGAAGTAA
- a CDS encoding ABC transporter ATP-binding protein → MVEVKDLFKRFGKNEVLKGISLTIKKGKVTAILGPNGSGKTTLIKSILGLVIPTSGKILVNGKDIKGNYTYRKDIGYMPQLAVFPENLTVKELIRMLIDVRKDGYNPRIMENFVEGLGIEKYYDKKLKTLSGGTKQKINALIAFMFDPQIFILDEPTVGLDPVSSSFLKDRINEEVDKGKLVILTSHIMSEVEEVADELVFLLEGKVYVKGTVKEIIDMSGEKNLERAIAKLMEKGYDV, encoded by the coding sequence ATGGTTGAAGTAAAAGATCTTTTTAAAAGATTTGGGAAAAATGAGGTTTTAAAAGGTATATCTCTAACAATTAAAAAAGGAAAAGTTACTGCAATACTTGGGCCAAACGGGTCTGGAAAAACAACACTGATAAAATCAATCCTCGGGCTTGTGATACCAACATCCGGAAAGATTCTTGTTAACGGGAAGGATATAAAAGGAAATTACACCTACAGAAAGGATATAGGTTATATGCCACAGCTTGCCGTTTTTCCTGAAAACCTGACTGTTAAAGAGCTGATAAGGATGCTTATAGATGTCAGAAAGGACGGTTACAATCCAAGGATTATGGAAAACTTTGTTGAAGGCCTTGGAATTGAGAAATACTACGATAAAAAATTAAAAACGCTATCAGGAGGAACAAAACAGAAGATAAACGCACTGATAGCTTTTATGTTTGATCCACAGATATTCATACTTGATGAACCTACAGTAGGCCTTGATCCTGTATCAAGCAGTTTTTTAAAGGATAGAATAAATGAGGAGGTTGATAAAGGAAAGCTTGTAATACTGACCTCCCATATAATGAGTGAGGTTGAAGAGGTTGCTGATGAACTTGTTTTTCTACTTGAAGGGAAGGTTTATGTAAAAGGAACTGTAAAAGAGATTATAGATATGTCAGGAGAGAAGAACCTTGAGAGAGCTATAGCAAAACTTATGGAGAAGGGATACGATGTTTAA
- a CDS encoding ABC transporter permease subunit, with the protein MFKLLKYEFYNMYRNKWIIFYFFFFLLITTVLFYFTKDSVKVCATLLNLTLLVIPLISLILGTIFLYDSRAFIELLLSQPINRRSIYVSKFIGIAFSLSFSFAVGVTFPILFFFREITIDYSLYLSVVTSGIMMTFIFLSIAFLIGTVFEDKVKGFGASILTWLYVTLVYDGIILFIIIYFQEYPLEKPVLFLSLINPVDLARIFVVLQLDISALLGYTGIIFKRFFETQLGMVVSLLSMLLWVIVPFLIGLKIFNKKDF; encoded by the coding sequence ATGTTTAAGCTTCTTAAGTATGAATTTTACAATATGTACAGAAATAAATGGATTATATTTTACTTTTTCTTTTTCCTTCTGATAACAACTGTTCTTTTTTATTTTACGAAAGATTCTGTTAAGGTGTGTGCAACACTTTTAAATCTTACTCTCCTTGTTATACCTCTAATAAGCCTGATACTTGGAACTATTTTTCTGTACGACTCAAGGGCCTTTATAGAGCTTTTACTTTCACAGCCTATAAACAGGAGATCAATATACGTGAGTAAGTTTATAGGTATAGCATTCTCTCTATCTTTCAGTTTTGCTGTAGGGGTGACATTTCCTATACTATTTTTCTTCAGGGAGATAACTATAGATTACAGCCTTTATTTAAGTGTGGTTACATCAGGTATTATGATGACATTTATCTTTTTATCAATAGCCTTTTTGATAGGAACGGTTTTTGAGGATAAGGTGAAAGGATTTGGAGCATCAATTCTTACGTGGCTTTATGTAACTCTTGTTTACGACGGCATAATACTTTTTATCATTATATACTTTCAGGAATACCCACTTGAAAAACCTGTTCTCTTTCTTTCGCTTATAAACCCTGTTGATCTCGCAAGGATTTTTGTTGTTCTACAGCTGGATATATCAGCACTGCTAGGCTATACAGGTATTATATTTAAGAGATTTTTTGAAACACAGCTTGGAATGGTAGTTTCACTTTTAAGTATGCTTTTGTGGGTTATTGTTCCTTTTTTAATTGGGCTTAAAATATTTAATAAAAAGGATTTTTAA
- a CDS encoding c-type cytochrome produces the protein MKRVAIFTFIMSGFLISASAEIDVLKTGKQLARPCTWCHDTKRELIAPSFKEIADRYRDIPDARKILFNSIKEGSKGRWKKWFEKGMYMPPQKPYYSDKQIDMIVEWILSLK, from the coding sequence ATGAAAAGAGTAGCGATCTTTACATTTATTATGTCAGGGTTTTTAATTTCAGCTTCAGCTGAGATTGATGTTTTGAAAACCGGCAAGCAGCTTGCAAGACCGTGTACATGGTGTCACGACACAAAAAGGGAGCTTATTGCACCTTCATTTAAGGAGATAGCTGACAGATACAGGGATATTCCTGATGCCAGGAAGATACTTTTTAACAGCATAAAGGAAGGAAGCAAAGGTAGATGGAAAAAATGGTTTGAGAAAGGTATGTATATGCCTCCTCAAAAACCTTACTACTCTGATAAGCAGATAGATATGATTGTTGAGTGGATACTCAGCCTGAAGTGA
- a CDS encoding copper chaperone PCu(A)C, giving the protein MVRITVLLLISLFIPAFSQPEILIKDPWVRAVPPTMNMTAGYMVIENKGDQDDYLIGIESDISKMADLHVTVEENNVVKMKHIKKLKIPARSKVELKPGGYHIMFMKLNKKLLPGKKARIILIFEKSGKKVVEAEVKMSN; this is encoded by the coding sequence ATGGTAAGAATAACTGTTTTACTTTTAATATCCCTATTCATTCCCGCATTTTCACAGCCTGAGATACTTATCAAAGATCCATGGGTAAGGGCTGTTCCTCCGACGATGAACATGACAGCCGGATATATGGTTATTGAAAATAAAGGTGATCAGGATGACTACCTCATAGGTATTGAGTCTGACATATCAAAGATGGCAGATTTACACGTTACAGTTGAAGAAAATAATGTTGTTAAGATGAAACATATTAAAAAGCTAAAAATTCCTGCCAGATCTAAAGTGGAACTTAAGCCTGGTGGATATCACATAATGTTTATGAAACTTAACAAAAAATTACTCCCAGGAAAAAAAGCCAGAATCATACTTATATTTGAGAAATCAGGCAAAAAGGTTGTGGAAGCCGAAGTAAAGATGTCTAACTGA
- a CDS encoding SCO family protein: MKKLITLLSVLIFVTLSLSYQFYGLPYLQKIKDFTLTDHNGKKVKLSDFKDKIVLVFFGYTFCPDVCPATMLRIKETLDNLGDYKKYVKVLFISVDPERDTPEKLKEYVKFYDKDGTIIGLTGKPEEIKKVAKSFRAFYEKVPVKDNPDVEYLMDHTAFIYLLDNRGILKLIYTPRKDNPKRIAEDIIQMVKLLKMEK, encoded by the coding sequence ATGAAAAAACTGATAACTCTTTTATCTGTACTTATTTTTGTAACACTTTCTCTTTCATACCAGTTTTACGGTCTCCCCTATCTTCAGAAGATCAAGGATTTTACACTGACGGATCATAATGGAAAGAAGGTTAAGCTCTCCGACTTTAAAGATAAGATTGTCCTTGTGTTTTTTGGTTATACATTCTGTCCGGATGTATGTCCTGCAACAATGCTCCGAATTAAAGAAACACTTGATAACCTTGGAGATTATAAAAAGTATGTGAAAGTTCTGTTCATATCCGTGGATCCTGAAAGGGATACCCCTGAGAAACTTAAAGAGTATGTTAAATTTTATGATAAAGATGGAACCATAATAGGTCTGACAGGAAAGCCCGAGGAGATAAAAAAGGTCGCGAAAAGTTTTAGAGCATTTTACGAAAAGGTACCTGTAAAGGATAATCCTGATGTTGAGTATCTTATGGATCACACAGCATTTATATACCTTTTAGATAATAGAGGGATACTGAAACTTATATACACACCAAGGAAGGACAATCCAAAAAGGATAGCAGAAGATATAATACAGATGGTAAAATTACTAAAAATGGAGAAATAA
- a CDS encoding TonB-dependent receptor — translation MKKLLYSALAVPVIFTVSEAQVLKVKKITVAEEVVEAETKGETKEVFEEDIKITRQIDIGEILSNLYPEINHIRKGGTANDIVIRGFGKDNINVLIDGARIYGACPNRMDPPIFHMSTPQIKEVQILEGPFDVSNQGSLAGTVNLVSKDPESGLGGSLGFTGGSFSYMSGNLQVYGGSDKIKALFGISRQYSKPYKSGEGKRFTEYPTGKSAYKDSEKKRTAFDITNVWGKLSISPNQENEIKIGYAYDNFEDVLYPYLMMDAVYDRTHRANIEYINRSLGIKVSTYWNKVKHDMQDKWRVSSIEWTDGTKSTRGYMMKTLAKTKTYGFKIEKEYRLKTVRIKTGIDGYLRNWKADNELMALDNSGMIPDVDIKNIGIYLKGDKKINKWVVSAGLRYDKTKSEANKNSLGSANRGIYDQYYTSYDLSKTDSYISGNVIARYKLDKRSSVYLGFGHTVRVPDPAERYIALKKPDPSAMTPDDVPDWVGNPNLKPVKNNEIDAGFEFYKGTIGLKGNIFYSKLKDYIYLDRIKDNTGTLNAVSYQNIDAHIYGGDFSLLGILTETVSLEVGVAYQKGKKDKGNYTDSNLAEIPPLKSRVAVKYDNGAFYGLVETIYSAKQEYVDSDLGEKTTKSYFVVNLKGGFNLGERIFVGGGIDNLFDKNYYTHLSYLRNPFMAGTKIPEPGRFYYVNFNWVF, via the coding sequence ATGAAAAAACTTCTCTACTCAGCTCTCGCAGTCCCTGTTATTTTCACAGTATCTGAAGCACAGGTCTTGAAGGTTAAAAAGATAACAGTAGCTGAAGAGGTAGTTGAGGCTGAAACAAAAGGTGAGACAAAGGAGGTTTTTGAGGAAGATATAAAAATAACAAGACAGATAGATATTGGAGAGATACTTTCCAACCTCTATCCGGAGATAAACCATATAAGAAAAGGTGGAACCGCCAATGATATAGTTATTAGAGGATTTGGAAAGGATAATATAAATGTTCTGATTGATGGAGCGAGGATTTACGGTGCATGTCCAAACAGAATGGATCCTCCTATCTTTCATATGTCAACACCACAGATAAAGGAAGTACAGATACTTGAAGGTCCTTTTGATGTTTCAAATCAGGGGTCGCTTGCAGGAACTGTAAATCTGGTATCAAAAGATCCAGAGTCTGGTTTAGGTGGATCCCTTGGTTTTACAGGAGGCTCCTTCTCCTATATGAGTGGTAATCTTCAGGTTTACGGTGGAAGCGATAAGATAAAAGCTCTTTTTGGTATTAGCAGGCAGTACTCAAAACCTTACAAATCTGGAGAAGGTAAGAGATTTACTGAGTATCCAACAGGTAAATCAGCCTATAAAGACAGTGAAAAAAAACGTACAGCATTTGATATAACAAATGTGTGGGGTAAGCTCTCAATCTCACCAAACCAGGAGAATGAGATAAAGATAGGATATGCGTACGATAACTTTGAGGATGTTCTGTATCCTTATCTTATGATGGATGCCGTTTATGACAGAACACACAGAGCCAATATTGAGTACATAAACAGATCTCTAGGGATAAAGGTCTCTACATACTGGAATAAAGTAAAACACGATATGCAGGATAAATGGAGAGTTAGCTCTATAGAGTGGACTGATGGGACAAAATCTACACGTGGTTATATGATGAAAACCCTTGCTAAAACAAAGACTTACGGATTTAAAATAGAGAAGGAGTACAGACTTAAAACCGTCAGGATTAAAACAGGTATAGATGGATATCTTAGAAACTGGAAAGCTGATAATGAGCTTATGGCTCTTGATAACAGTGGTATGATACCTGACGTGGATATAAAAAATATAGGTATATATCTAAAAGGTGATAAAAAGATAAATAAATGGGTTGTTTCGGCCGGACTCAGATATGATAAAACAAAGTCTGAAGCTAACAAAAACAGTTTAGGATCAGCAAACAGAGGTATATACGATCAGTACTACACAAGTTACGATCTTTCAAAGACTGACAGTTATATTTCTGGAAATGTGATAGCAAGATACAAACTGGATAAAAGATCAAGCGTTTATCTTGGTTTTGGACATACTGTAAGAGTTCCTGATCCTGCAGAGAGATATATAGCTCTCAAAAAACCTGATCCATCAGCGATGACACCAGATGACGTTCCGGACTGGGTTGGTAACCCTAATCTTAAGCCTGTTAAGAATAATGAGATAGATGCAGGATTTGAGTTTTACAAAGGCACAATTGGATTAAAAGGAAATATATTTTACAGCAAGCTCAAGGATTACATATATTTAGACAGAATAAAGGATAACACAGGAACACTTAACGCCGTATCTTACCAGAATATAGATGCACACATATACGGTGGTGATTTTTCACTGCTTGGAATACTTACAGAAACTGTATCTTTAGAAGTAGGAGTTGCCTACCAGAAAGGAAAAAAGGATAAGGGTAATTACACGGATAGTAACTTAGCTGAGATACCGCCTTTGAAATCAAGGGTTGCAGTAAAGTATGATAATGGGGCTTTTTACGGTCTTGTTGAGACTATATACTCTGCAAAACAGGAGTATGTAGATTCAGATCTTGGAGAGAAGACAACAAAATCATATTTTGTGGTTAATCTGAAAGGTGGATTTAATCTTGGTGAGAGAATATTTGTAGGTGGTGGGATTGACAACCTTTTTGATAAAAATTACTACACACACCTTTCATACCTGAGAAATCCTTTTATGGCTGGAACAAAGATACCTGAACCTGGAAGATTCTATTACGTGAACTTTAACTGGGTGTTTTAG
- a CDS encoding GGDEF domain-containing protein has product MINTNGKNLIEETDIDKIRLIYSFTILGTIALYTFSFIHFIGKEYSIALFEFIVATGAVLNLILLKVSDGKLIRVAENFILIGMIILLTGIIIHGGIANTAIYWIYTYPLLSFFLKGNRVGLFWNITLIVVIVILAVLNKLNIVPIPYSPDEIRQALSAYVVIMVLAYVFESALLSSYEKIKKLATTDPLTGAFNRYQLFKKLEEEIERSKRYGNHLSLIMFDIDNFKSINDTYGHNIGDQVLKITIDTIKNHIRKTDTLGRFGGEEFMIICPGINDEGARNIAEKIRKLVKDIKVEGIPEITISVGVAEYFPDESITDFIKKADIALYSAKKKGKNRVEIYSSENVCLIPVRKEKQLA; this is encoded by the coding sequence GTGATTAACACAAACGGTAAGAACCTGATAGAAGAAACTGATATTGATAAGATCAGACTTATCTACTCATTTACAATATTAGGAACGATAGCACTATATACATTTTCTTTCATACATTTTATAGGTAAAGAGTACTCAATAGCTCTCTTTGAGTTTATAGTGGCAACAGGTGCAGTTCTTAATTTAATACTACTTAAAGTATCCGATGGAAAACTTATAAGGGTTGCCGAAAACTTTATTCTTATCGGGATGATAATACTTCTCACTGGAATAATAATACATGGTGGAATTGCCAATACAGCTATCTACTGGATATACACATACCCTTTACTGTCATTTTTCCTGAAAGGGAACAGAGTAGGTCTCTTCTGGAATATAACTTTGATAGTTGTGATAGTTATACTGGCTGTACTGAACAAACTCAATATAGTTCCAATCCCATACAGTCCTGATGAGATAAGGCAGGCCTTATCTGCGTACGTGGTTATAATGGTTCTTGCTTACGTTTTTGAGTCAGCTCTCCTTTCCTCCTACGAAAAGATCAAAAAACTTGCCACAACAGATCCACTTACAGGAGCTTTTAACAGATACCAGCTTTTTAAAAAGTTAGAAGAGGAGATTGAGAGATCAAAGAGATATGGGAATCATTTATCTTTAATAATGTTTGATATAGACAACTTTAAAAGTATAAATGATACCTACGGCCATAATATAGGAGATCAGGTTTTAAAGATAACCATTGATACGATAAAAAACCATATCAGAAAAACTGATACACTTGGAAGATTCGGTGGAGAGGAGTTTATGATAATCTGTCCCGGTATTAACGACGAAGGGGCAAGAAATATTGCTGAAAAAATAAGAAAGCTCGTTAAAGATATAAAAGTGGAGGGTATTCCAGAGATAACCATAAGTGTTGGTGTGGCTGAATATTTTCCTGATGAAAGTATAACAGATTTTATAAAGAAGGCTGACATAGCTCTATACTCAGCCAAGAAAAAGGGTAAAAACAGAGTTGAGATTTACAGCTCAGAAAATGTATGTTTAATTCCTGTTAGAAAAGAAAAACAGCTGGCATAA